The Vibrio sp. B1FLJ16 DNA segment AGGTGGCCTGGTTTTAACAGGGCTACTTCCGACACTATTTGCAGTTTTCATCTTTGCTGGCCTACTGCTTCCACTATTACTTAACTTTGGTCTGTTAGAGCTGTTTGGTGCACTTCTAAGTAAAGTTATGCGCCCAGTATTCAATCTACCAGGACGTAGTGCGATTGACTGTATGGCATCTTGGTTAGGTGACGGCAGCGTTGGTATCCTTCTGACCAGCAAGCAGTACGAAAACAAGTTTTATACCCAGCGTGAAGCGGCTGTCGTTGGTACTACCTTCTCAGCAGTATCGATTACTTTTAGTCTAGTGGTTATCGCTCAGGTTCAGCTTGAACACCTGTTCCTACCGTTTTACGGCACTATCTGTCTTGCTGGTGTTGTTGCTGCAGTAATTATTCCTCGCTTACCACCACTAAGCCTGAAGAAAGACCGCTTTATTGATGGCAGCAAACCTGAAAAAGATGCAGATGCAGTACCAGAAGGTCATACTACCTTCTCATGGGGTATGGATTTAGCACTGAAACGCGCATCAGAAGTGACTTCGTTCCAGTCAGTATTCAAAGAAGGCGTTCACAACGCGATTGATATGGTATTCGGCGTACTGCCTGTCGTTATGGGTCTGGGTACTGTTGCTCTGGTAATTGCAGAATACACACCAGTATTTGAAATTCTGGGTCAGCCGTTTATTCCATACCTAGAACTACTGCAAATTCCTGAGGCTGTAGCAGCGTCTAAAACGATTGTAGTGGGCTTTGCGGACATGTTCATCCCGGCAATTCTGGCGGCGTCAATCGACAATGAAATGACTCGATTTGTAGTTGCAGCAATGTCAGTAACACAGCTTATCTACATGTCTGAAGTTGGTGCACTTCTACTTGGTAGTAAAATTCCGGTAAACATCGTAGAACTGTTTGTTATCTTCATTCTGCGTACGCTTATCACACTACCAGTGATTGCAGGTGTAGCACACCTCATCTTCTGATAGCAGATCGATTACAAAGGCTCCGCAACTGCGGAGCCTTTTTGTTTTCCGTCTTAATCCCTCTTCGATTTTCTTTAAAATAGCCGGCTCTATTGGCAGCAACTAACAGACTTAGATCTCCAATTTCTACTCATCAGACCTGCATAGAAATCACCAGCTTTAAAAATCATCTCTTGCTAACTAACTAATATAAAAGCATTAAAACTCCACCCTACTTCTTTCCCTAAATCAGGACATCACTAGACGATATTTTTATTCAAAAAAAGAGCATGCTTCACTT contains these protein-coding regions:
- a CDS encoding YjiH family protein, whose product is MHNNTNATEAPKGNFWMFLIPSLIGLLLFMAPISYDGDLTIPVAVMAKVIPAVLGDALIAIITGIIAFMAVASVLCKIFKPAAILRNGFLNGLFNPSPLWLIVRLIGAAAVVMTFFEIGPKAIWEENTGGLVLTGLLPTLFAVFIFAGLLLPLLLNFGLLELFGALLSKVMRPVFNLPGRSAIDCMASWLGDGSVGILLTSKQYENKFYTQREAAVVGTTFSAVSITFSLVVIAQVQLEHLFLPFYGTICLAGVVAAVIIPRLPPLSLKKDRFIDGSKPEKDADAVPEGHTTFSWGMDLALKRASEVTSFQSVFKEGVHNAIDMVFGVLPVVMGLGTVALVIAEYTPVFEILGQPFIPYLELLQIPEAVAASKTIVVGFADMFIPAILAASIDNEMTRFVVAAMSVTQLIYMSEVGALLLGSKIPVNIVELFVIFILRTLITLPVIAGVAHLIF